From one Rhodamnia argentea isolate NSW1041297 chromosome 1, ASM2092103v1, whole genome shotgun sequence genomic stretch:
- the LOC115744008 gene encoding E3 ubiquitin-protein ligase ATL31-like, whose amino-acid sequence MPPISYPPPPRRRLAASATALCLLVLLLPTPLPSAAAQPASTPPSDESSSSNPAYGSFNPSVGLVMVVIIVILFLLASFSAYVLNCSPAPEGSIGRAVRSLRRLGAPRGLDPAVLETFPTAVYSAVKGHKVGEASLECAVCLNDFEDDDTLRLIPKCDHAFHPDCIGEWLASHTTCPVCRADLASQPAGDWESQQPESGTEMPRVEVNPADGGVSERSPREGGREQIQQPPSPPPDLWDKNESGSFNNRNRTRGSGRIRRFPRSHSTGHSLVRPGEDTERFTLRLPAEVRKQLMNRPGPFFPQEGSSRRGYRFGGEGSSRGRYFRRPDRLDGAAKSDRWAFNRMPSFLVRMSSALSPRVAADGGGGSSRASVQQARPAI is encoded by the coding sequence ATGCCTCCGATCTCATATCCACCGCCGCCACGGCGGAGGCTCGCCGCCTCCGCCACCGCCCTCTGCCTCTTAGTCCTCCTCCTCCCAACCCCTCTCCCTTCCGCCGCCGCCCAACCGGCTTCCACTCCGCCGAGCGACGAGTCCTCGTCCTCCAACCCGGCGTACGGCAGCTTCAATCCCTCCGTTGGCCTCGTCATGGTCGTCATCATCGtcatcctcttcctcctcgctTCCTTCTCCGCCTACGTCCTCAACTGCTCCCCGGCCCCCGAGGGCTCCATCGGCCGCGCGGTCCGCTCGCTCCGCCGCCTCGGCGCACCCCGCGGCCTCGACCCTGCCGTCCTCGAGACCTTCCCGACCGCCGTCTACTCCGCCGTGAAAGGGCACAAGGTCGGCGAGGCTTCGCTGGAGTGCGCCGTGTGCCTGAACGACTTCGAGGACGACGACACGCTCCGCCTGATCCCCAAGTGCGACCACGCGTTCCACCCCGACTGCATCGGCGAGTGGCTCGCCTCCCACACCACCTGCCCCGTCTGCCGCGCCGACCTCGCGTCGCAGCCGGCCGGCGACTGGGAAAGTCAACAGCCCGAGTCAGGCACGGAGATGCCGCGGGTCGAGGTGAATCCGGCTGACGGCGGCGTGTCAGAGAGGAGCCCACGAGAAGGAGGACGAGAGCAAATCCAGCAGCCGCCTTCGCCGCCACCAGATCTATGGGACAAGAACGAGAGTGGCAGCTTCAATAACCGCAACCGAACACGTGGCTCGGGCAGGATCCGCAGGTTTCCGCGTTCTCACTCGACCGGGCACTCGCTAGTCCGGCCGGGCGAGGACACGGAGCGTTTCACCCTGAGGCTGCCCGCCGAGGTGAGGAAGCAATTGATGAACAGGCCCGGGCCCTTCTTTCCCCAAGAAGGTTCGTCGAGGCGAGGATACCGGTTTGGAGGCGAAGGGAGCAGCCGAGGAAGGTACTTCAGGAGACCGGACCGTCTGGACGGGGCGGCCAAATCGGACAGGTGGGCTTTCAATAGGATGCCGTCCTTCCTTGTGCGCATGTCATCAGCCCTCTCGCCGAGAGTGGCTGCCGACGGCGGCGGAGGGTCCTCTCGTGCTTCAGTGCAACAGGCTCGACCAGCCATTTAG
- the LOC125314900 gene encoding E3 ubiquitin-protein ligase ATL6-like, with protein MLCLIPKCGQAFHPDRIGNVTCPVCHADLASQPAGNSASQLPWSGPYPPWVKLRFEAAPPHGGALAASISATEHVTRGIRRFSRSHSTGHSLVRLNDNTERLAAVRKQLMDRPGLVLPREGCLRRGNGWGGEGSN; from the coding sequence ATGCTCTGTCTGATCCCGAAGTGCGGCCAAGCTTTCCATCCCGACCGCATCGGCAACGTCACCTGCCCCGTCTGCCATGCTGATCTCGCATCGCAGCCGGCCGGCAACTCGGCAAGTCAACTCCCATGGTCAGGCCCCTATCCGCCCTGGGTCAAGTTGAGGTTCGAGGCGGCTCCGCCCCATGGCGGTGCGCTGGCAGCTTCAATATCCGCAACCGAACACGTGACTCGGGGGATTAGGAGGTTTTCTCGTTCGCACTCGACTGGGCACTCGCTAGTCCGACTGAATGACAACACCGAGCGCTTAGCTGCGGTGCGGAAGCAATTGATGGACCGACCTGGGCTGGTCCTGCCACGGGAAGGTTGCTTGAGGAGAGGAAACGGATGGGGAGGCGAAGGGAGCAACTGA